A window of Pseudodesulfovibrio sp. JC047 contains these coding sequences:
- a CDS encoding glycosyltransferase family 4 protein: MTPSFTPARLAVTMPKLSRYGGAEAFAWRLSEALAARGHHVDFICARCDGEPPEGVNPVVLGRFGGFRFIKVLWFAYASEKARRKGAYDLVFGMGKTVHQDILRIGGGPQSKFWELSQHAWPKGFARSFKMLRRRCAPANWAIHCLDKARMRKTPRIVAVSHLVREWIVEAHPHLNSNDIDIIYNRPDLSRFSPIGEQGRIRLRAASGIKDGQIVIATAATNFALKGIRHLIAMLALLPEKYVLHVAGGRKPDKYIRQAKALGVDHRVRFLGRVDDMPAFYRAADIFILATFYDACSNAVLEAMACGCRALSSRLNGSAYFLPEKWIFPDPADVPAMAKLVQRVAKEERPGPLEWPQDVVSGLEPYIEMIEDSISR, translated from the coding sequence ATGACACCATCTTTCACTCCAGCCCGATTGGCTGTGACAATGCCGAAATTGAGTCGCTATGGCGGCGCGGAAGCCTTTGCCTGGCGATTAAGTGAAGCCTTGGCGGCACGCGGGCATCACGTTGATTTCATTTGCGCACGCTGTGATGGCGAACCTCCCGAAGGCGTCAATCCCGTTGTTCTTGGCCGTTTTGGTGGGTTTCGGTTTATCAAGGTCCTGTGGTTTGCCTATGCCTCCGAAAAAGCGCGGCGCAAAGGCGCATATGATCTGGTCTTTGGTATGGGCAAAACCGTGCATCAGGATATTCTGCGGATTGGTGGTGGGCCGCAATCCAAGTTCTGGGAGCTTTCTCAACACGCTTGGCCCAAAGGATTTGCCCGGTCATTCAAGATGTTGCGTCGCCGATGTGCTCCGGCCAACTGGGCCATCCACTGTCTCGACAAGGCGCGTATGCGTAAAACACCGCGTATTGTGGCTGTGTCCCATCTGGTTCGGGAGTGGATCGTTGAAGCGCATCCTCATTTGAACTCAAACGATATCGATATTATTTACAATCGCCCCGACTTATCCCGTTTTTCTCCCATCGGCGAGCAGGGGCGGATTCGTTTGCGTGCTGCATCGGGAATCAAGGACGGGCAAATCGTCATTGCCACAGCAGCCACCAATTTTGCTTTGAAAGGAATTAGACATCTCATTGCCATGTTGGCTTTATTGCCTGAAAAATACGTTTTGCATGTCGCTGGTGGACGCAAGCCAGACAAGTACATTCGGCAAGCCAAGGCGCTTGGTGTGGACCATCGGGTTCGTTTTCTGGGACGGGTGGATGACATGCCTGCCTTTTACCGTGCCGCAGATATTTTCATTCTCGCCACGTTTTATGATGCCTGTTCAAATGCCGTGCTCGAAGCCATGGCCTGCGGATGTCGGGCGTTGTCCAGTCGTCTGAATGGCAGTGCCTATTTCCTTCCCGAAAAATGGATTTTTCCTGATCCGGCAGATGTGCCCGCCATGGCCAAGCTCGTTCAACGTGTCGCCAAAGAAGAACGGCCTGGCCCGCTCGAATGGCCACAGGATGTCGTGTCCGGTTTGGAACCCTACATCGAAATGATAGAGGACTCGATCTCTCGTTGA